TCACGCATCGCGGCCAAGAGGTCGTCCCGCAGGGGCCTCTGCGGCTCCGCGAGCACGAGCAACTCGGCGATGCTCGCGTCGAGCGGCGCCTCGACGCACGAGAGCCAGACGGCCTGCAGGTGGCTGTCGACGAGGTCGCGGTTGGCGAGGTCGAGGAGCGGCGCCTTCACCGCGCCATGCACCATGGCCCGCGGGTCGCGGAAGAAATACTGGTCGTGCGGGCTCTGCGACGACGCGTAGGTCAACACCAGCGCAGCCTGCCCGCTTCGGCCCGCCCGACCGCTCCGCTGCGCGTAGTTGGCGGGCGTCGGCGGCACGTTGCGCATGTGCACGACGTTAAGCGCCGAGATATCGACGCCCAGCTCCATCGTAGGTGAGCAGAAGAGCACCGGGAGAAAGCGGTTCGCCTCCCCCAGTTCGTACAAGCGCGCCTCTTCTGCGTTGAGTTCTTCTCGTTCCTTCTCTCCATAGCGGAAGCGCTTCTCGCGCACCGCGCGCCGCTCACCATCAACCTGCGCCGTGTGCTCGCGCGCCTCGAAGCCAAAGAGCGGGTGCATCCGCGCGCTGAGCATCTCCGCGAGGTTGCCGTAGAGGTCGCGAAAGAAGGCGTTCTCCGTCGAAAAGCGCGGGCCGATATTGGGCTCGCCAAGGCGGAACAGCACCGCGGCGTCGTTCAGCCGCCAACCCGGCTGATCGAAGGGCGTATTCTCCTCGGACACCAGTCCGTGAGCAGAGGCCGCGCGAAGCAGATCGCTGATCAGCGCGTCGAGTTCCTTCGACTTGAGGTTGCGCGCCGCGCCGTTGCCGTTCCACAGCCGACTCTCGCGCAGCGTCCTGCCGAGCGCGCTCCGCGAGCCGCCACGAACGATGAGGTCCATGTCGCGCAGCGAGTTCTCTTTGCGCTTCGGGGCGGCGATCATCAGCCAACGCGCGCCCCGAGGCTTCTCGTCAGCGCCGAAGCCCCACGGAGTTCGAATGCGGCTGTGCGCCCGAGCGACCATCTGCTCGAGGACGGTCGCGTCGAGCACCTGGCTCTTGATCGCCATCCACTTCCGTAGGTGGTCGAGCAGCTCGCGATAAAGGTTGGCGCGCACGTCTGCCGTCGCGCTCTTCAGCAGCGGATGGGCGTTCGCGAACTCGTCTTGGTCGGCCGCGAGCGCGTCGAGGCCCTGGTACTCGACCCGCACAAGCCCGAGCTGCTCGAGGTTCGGGTTGGTGTATCGCCAACCTCGACGCTGATCGTACCAGACGCGGTAGGCGAGGACCTGCCGAAGCGTGCTCTCTGCTTCTTGGAGGTTGAAGCCCTTGAGTACGGGCTCCTGAAGCCACTCGGCGCGGACGTCTTGCGCCGTGCGATCGAAGCCAAGGGCGCGCTGCTGAGCTGCACCGACTTCATCGCTTCGCAGACCGCTGTTTCCTGCTGCACGGAGCGCCCCCAAGAAGCCCGCGCGAATCAGGCTGACGAAGAGGAAGTCGTTGAAGTGCCCGGCTTGAAGGGCGGCGTCTTGGCGGTTGTCGGTGAAGCCGAGAAGCTTGCGCGTGAAGACCTCGAGCCCGGACTGTGCGCCGTGCATCCACCGCAGGACGCTGGCGACGAGTACCGTAGTCGCCGAGCTGCGGCCTTCGGCAGAGAGAGAAGCGAGGCGCGTGCGATCTCGGGCGGCACCTCCCTGCGTGAACCCGCAGCGCAGGCAGAAGCGGAACTTGCCGGGGATGAACCAGACACGCGTGCCCGAGCCGATGCGACCATCGGGAGCCACGTGGAGCGTCGCGGGTCGCGCGCCGCGATAGTAGGGTTTGAGCCGCGCGTTGCCGCCCGCGTCGTACTCGATCCAGGTCTCGGGGAAGTCCTCGTCGCGGTCGTTGAACGCGAAGTCCGCGTCACCAAGCGGGTGAATCGTGATGAAGCCAAACTGCTCGACGTCGTCGCCACCGCCATCGGACGAGGGTGCGTCATCGCCTGCGCTCACCGGGGCGTCGTCGATGCTGCGCGGAAGTGATGTGCGCTGACCATTGTCATCGACAAGACGAACGGGGTGGTATTCGTGCCCGCATTCGCGGCAGAAGTGGATGGGGTAGAGCCGCTTCTCCGGCTGACTCGGTAAGAACTGCTGTCCGTCGACCGTAACCGTGCGCTGGCCTGCGGCTTCGAGCGTGGCATAGGCGTGACCTGCCCCGGAGATAAACTGGTGCAGCTTGAAGGCGAAGAAGCTGCGTGCACTCGACTGGTCGTCGCGGGTGCGGTCCTTCTCCGGCACGCTTGAGACGAGGAGCAGATCTCGAAGGGCCGCCCGACACGCGGCTTCGGCTCGACCAGACGCGGCGGCCAAAGAGGTGACCGCTTCGGTGACCGTCATCGGGCGCGCGCGAACCCATCGTTGATCGACGTCTGAGAACGTGACACCGAGCCGAGTCTCGACCCAGATCGAGAGAGGGTGCTTCGCCAGCTCGGCGTTGGTGATCGCAGGTGAGATGCCTGCGTCGATGACCGCGGCAAGGCCGGGCACCACGGAGTCCCCGCTCGCCGACGGGTCGGTAATGCGCTCGAGAGTCTCGACGATCACGTTGCTCTCGGAGATCGCAGCGGCGAACAGCTTCGACGCCACGCGGGCAACGACGCGGCTCTTGTCTTCGATTGAGCCTTCGCTTGCCATCGTCGCTGACGTCCCGATGCACTGGAGTTGCTCGGGGCGCAGTCGCTCTCGCACGCGGCGCACGAGCAACGCGACATCGGCACCTTGGCGACCGCGGTAGGTGTGAAGCTCATCGAGGACGAGGAAGCGCAGCCCGACGCAGTTGTCGATGACGCGACGATCGACCTCCTCCTGCCTCGTCATCAACAGCTCAAGCATCATGAAGTTGGTCAGCAGGATGTCGGGCGGGTTATCGGCGATTCGCTTGCGCTCCTCCGCGTCTTCCTGTCCCGTGTAGCGGGCGAATGTGATCGGAGGCGCTCCCGCGACATTGCCCACGAACTTGCCCAACTCCTCAAGCTGCGAGTTCGCGAGCGCGTTCATCGGGTAGATGATGATCGCGCGCGTCCGCGCCTGGCCGCGCTTTTTCTTCTCGGTGAGCACCCGATGCACGATCGGGATGAAGAAGCAGAGCGACTTGCCCGAGCCGGTGCCTGTGGTGACGACGTAGCTCTCTCCAGCCTCGGCGAGCGCCACGGCC
This genomic window from Myxococcus hansupus contains:
- a CDS encoding DEAD/DEAH box helicase yields the protein MSNVPTGPVLDIFALRDFVIAEYKHFATSFTTIHAPDIKAQVEAIYAQERYWPEPLIQINPSYKRSIDIRSLVAQGALDPVCAEIFQTKGTPLSLYKHQEQAVALAEAGESYVVTTGTGSGKSLCFFIPIVHRVLTEKKKRGQARTRAIIIYPMNALANSQLEELGKFVGNVAGAPPITFARYTGQEDAEERKRIADNPPDILLTNFMMLELLMTRQEEVDRRVIDNCVGLRFLVLDELHTYRGRQGADVALLVRRVRERLRPEQLQCIGTSATMASEGSIEDKSRVVARVASKLFAAAISESNVIVETLERITDPSASGDSVVPGLAAVIDAGISPAITNAELAKHPLSIWVETRLGVTFSDVDQRWVRARPMTVTEAVTSLAAASGRAEAACRAALRDLLLVSSVPEKDRTRDDQSSARSFFAFKLHQFISGAGHAYATLEAAGQRTVTVDGQQFLPSQPEKRLYPIHFCRECGHEYHPVRLVDDNGQRTSLPRSIDDAPVSAGDDAPSSDGGGDDVEQFGFITIHPLGDADFAFNDRDEDFPETWIEYDAGGNARLKPYYRGARPATLHVAPDGRIGSGTRVWFIPGKFRFCLRCGFTQGGAARDRTRLASLSAEGRSSATTVLVASVLRWMHGAQSGLEVFTRKLLGFTDNRQDAALQAGHFNDFLFVSLIRAGFLGALRAAGNSGLRSDEVGAAQQRALGFDRTAQDVRAEWLQEPVLKGFNLQEAESTLRQVLAYRVWYDQRRGWRYTNPNLEQLGLVRVEYQGLDALAADQDEFANAHPLLKSATADVRANLYRELLDHLRKWMAIKSQVLDATVLEQMVARAHSRIRTPWGFGADEKPRGARWLMIAAPKRKENSLRDMDLIVRGGSRSALGRTLRESRLWNGNGAARNLKSKELDALISDLLRAASAHGLVSEENTPFDQPGWRLNDAAVLFRLGEPNIGPRFSTENAFFRDLYGNLAEMLSARMHPLFGFEAREHTAQVDGERRAVREKRFRYGEKEREELNAEEARLYELGEANRFLPVLFCSPTMELGVDISALNVVHMRNVPPTPANYAQRSGRAGRSGQAALVLTYASSQSPHDQYFFRDPRAMVHGAVKAPLLDLANRDLVDSHLQAVWLSCVEAPLDASIAELLVLAEPQRPLRDDLLAAMREDRVRVRAVESIERVLDLVAEDLTPEMAPWYTGRESYAASITATAVDRFSKAFGRWRDLFAAAEEQRDAARRTMDDYAAPYQEKRAAQVRHAQAIDQLNLLQRGTRSLSSDFYTYRYLATEGFLPGYNFPRLPLMAYVPATTDGRGKQTYLQRPRFLALSEFGPRSLVYHEGRAYRVVRALLSLGQRDASTPDAQLPTKSVRICAHCGAGHFDDQASMCHACGTSLGSADIVNHVYRIENVATQPAERITANDEERQRQGFELQTTFKWAQRDHELDVRNATVVDASGDVARLAYGPGATITRLNKGLRRRADKEVLGFKIDPVSGYWAKNEDEDDNQDPTASPRQWIVPSVQDHKNALLFTPLDTSLNETSIATLQHALLRGIEAVFQLEVGEILAEPMPTRDVRNAFLCYEATEGGAGVLARLVAEPESLATVARRALQVMHFDVPDEGVLPSDAEQLVDQPETACVAACYRCLMSYYNQPDHERIDRRDEGARALLLRLAKARAQSAPTIPPPSFASPGATGDWATEAAACGVPPADAEPLVVGGVKLPLVWRRHYVVALHGEVSPDLVARLDDLGFEVIRFDARSTWSGAFERLVSVLRRTA